A window from Branchiostoma lanceolatum isolate klBraLanc5 chromosome 9, klBraLanc5.hap2, whole genome shotgun sequence encodes these proteins:
- the LOC136442182 gene encoding lysosome-associated membrane glycoprotein 1-like, with translation MADSRELLALFLPILFLYFVLGTTTAGVMPRFGEVASEELADATTMPPPPLPPPAIGHFNVSDSSTGVRCILVQMGVQFKIQYDSKDGDTKMADFQLSPYADDSGSCVDGQGLAAILLQWPLSDEGPNYQFTLSFKKDTEASEFHLNDIVLNYNLTEDDFPDANETNAIKTVEIHDIQGTFSAPLGQSYKCRTEQTVQIGNVATINFVGVQLQPFEVKGDVFDEPKVCSEDMVTTPAPTTRPAPPLPPPTVGHFNVTDPNSGAMCILVSLGLQFKIQYDSRDGDAHLADFQLSPQADVGGECDNGQGEASILMRWPLGADDKAPYTLALVFTKSRNTFSLTGLVFNYNLTADDFPDANDTQKTITMNDLKDQFSAPVGQSYKCETEQTLQDGTVATLNFVGVQLQPFEVKENSFGAPRVCSEDLTTTPRPPGPSTTAYMPLPIPGDWKVTNSSGMVCMRVKASVQFKVKYYKTDGTMEQTDLTVPPHINATGTCAGATGNSASLVLAWDNLYTVTIKFSKDIGTDSTSFKLNNIQVEYTVNADGFPECRDCGTNVRASNLTVNAYHGKVGRALTCTTPMVIPVDTNVTMKIAELEAQPFGIGRDGQFGETDQCPQDGTPSDGGTSGGTIALAVCLTLFVVIAIGVTCFFYRKKKSQYQSI, from the exons ATGGCGGATTCAAGAGAACTTTTGGCGTTGTTTTTGCCGATCTTGTTTCTGTACTTTGTACTTGGGACGACTACAGCAGGTGTGATGCCGAGGTTTGGCGAGGTTGCTTCGGAGGAACTCGCAGATGCCACCACTATGCCTCCCCCACCTCTACCACCGCCTGCCATCG GACATTTCAACGTCAGCGACTCGTCCACTGGTGTTAGGTGCATCCTGGTACAGATGGGTGTGCAGTTCAAAATCCAGTACGATTCCAAAGATGGCGACACGAAAATGGCGGACTTTCAGCTCTCGCCGTACGCAGACGACAGCGGCAGCTGTGTGGACGGTCAGGGACTGGCAGCCATTCT CCTCCAGTGGCCACTGAGCGACGAAGGACCCAACTACCAATTCACACTGTCCTTCAAGAAGGACACCGAGGCCTCGGAATTCCATCTGAACGACATCGTCCTCAACTACAACCTCACAGAAGACGACTTTCCGGACGCAAACGAAACCAACGCGATTAAGACTGTCGAGATTCACGACATCCAGGGCACGTTCAGCGCCCCGCTAGGACAGTCCTACAAGTGCCGCACCGAACAAACCGTACAGATTGGAAACGTCGCAACCATCAACTTTGTGGGAGTTCAGCTCCAGCCCTTCGAGGTGAAGGGAGACGTATTCGACGAGCCAAAAGTCTGTTCGGAGGACATGGTCACAACTCCGGCCCCTACAACACGTCCTGCCCCGCCGCTCCCACCACCCACAGTCG GCCACTTCAACGTGACCGACCCTAACAGCGGCGCCATGTGCATCCTGGTCTCGCTCGGCCTGCAGTTCAAGATCCAGTACGACTCCCGGGACGGCGACGCGCATCTGGCGGACTTCCAGCTGTCTCCGCAGGCGGACGTGGGCGGCGAGTGTGACAACGGGCAGGGGGAGGCGTCGATTCT TATGCGGTGGCCTCTAGGCGCTGACGACAAGGCCCCCTACACACTCGCTCTCGTCTTCACCAAGTCCAGGAACACCTTCAGCCTAACCGGCCTCGTCTTCAACTACAACCTCACCGCAGACGACTTCCCGGACGCCAACGACACGCAGAAGACAATCACGATGAACGATCTTAAAGACCAGTTCAGTGCGCCGGTAGGACAGTCTTACAAGTGTGAGACCGAGCAGACCTTACAGGACGGCACCGTCGCAACTTTGAACTTTGTCGGGGTACAGCTTCAGCCGTTCGAGGTGAAGGAGAATTCGTTCGGCGCGCCACGAGTCTGCTCCGAGGATCTCACCACAACTCCGCGGCCTCCCGGACCCTCTACTACCGCCTACATGCCCCTGCCTATCCCCGGCGACTGGAAGGTTACCAACAGCAGTGGCATG GTGTGCATGAGAGTGAAAGCGAGTGTCCAGTTCAAGGTGAAGTACTATAAGACAGACGGCACGATGGAACAGACGGACCTGACTGTCCCTCCCCACATCAACGCGACCGGCACATGCGCAGGAGCCACGGGGAACAGCGCCAGCCTCGTTCTCGCGTGGGACAACTT ATACACGGTAACCATCAAATTCTCCAAAGACATCGGAACGGACAGTACCAGTTTCAAACTGAACAACATCCAGGTGGAATACACAGTAAACGCGGACGGTTTCCCGGAGTGTCGGGACTGTGGGACGAATGTCCGGGCCTCCAACCTCACCGTGAACGCCTATCACGGGAAGGTGGGCCGGGCCCTGACGTGCACGACTCCAATGGTCATTCCAGTCGACACCAATGTAAC GATGAAGATTGCGGAGCTCGAAGCGCAGCCGTTCGGCATCGGTCGGGACGGACAGTTCGGCGAGACGGACCAGTGTCCCCAGGACGGCACGCCGTCAGATGGCGGGACATCGGGCGGCACAATCGCGCTGGCCGTGTGCCTCACGCTCTTCGTTGTCATAGCTATCGGTGTCACTTGTTTCTTCTACCGAAAAAAGAAGTCCCAGTATCAGAGTATATAA